A single region of the Paludibacter jiangxiensis genome encodes:
- the mnmG gene encoding tRNA uridine-5-carboxymethylaminomethyl(34) synthesis enzyme MnmG, producing the protein MTLQYDVIVVGAGHAGCEAACAAANLGSKTLLITMDMNKIAQMSCNPAVGGIAKGQIVREIDALGGFTGIVADKTAIQFRLLNRSKGPAMWSPRTQNDRQQFIIEWRNIVENTKNLDIWQDQVLEVITQQDQICGVKTSLGVEIFAKSVVLTNGTFLNGLLHFGAKQIPGGRIAEPAAKGLTESLVELGFTAGRMKTGTPVRIDGRSVDFSKMGQQDGDDDFHKFSYLSSSKRELPQCSCWITYTNEKTHDILRGGLEFSPLFNGQIKSIGPRYCPSIETKIVTFADKERHQLFLEPEGANTQEYYLNGFSSSLPIDVQINALHTIEGFENVRIYRPGYAIEYDFFPPTQLKHSLETKLIKNLFFAGQINGTTGYEEAAGQGLIAGINAHIACHGGEPFVLGRDEAYIGVLIDDLVTKGVDEPYRMFTSRAEYRILLRQDDADIRLTEKSYQLGLASKERYDELIEKKENRDNLINFIRETSVKPDEINNYLEQIGSSPVRQTVKLLDLVLRPQITISELSEEISSLKSKISEIKNQQQEVVEAAEITLKYQGYIEREKTIAEKLQRLEHIKIKDKFDYSTILSLSTEARQKLAKINPETIGQASRISGISPSDINILLVLLGR; encoded by the coding sequence ATGACTTTACAATACGACGTTATCGTGGTAGGCGCCGGACATGCCGGTTGCGAAGCTGCTTGTGCGGCAGCCAATCTTGGTTCAAAAACATTGCTGATAACAATGGACATGAACAAAATAGCACAAATGAGTTGTAATCCTGCTGTTGGTGGAATAGCGAAAGGACAAATTGTAAGAGAGATTGATGCATTGGGAGGCTTTACCGGTATCGTTGCTGACAAAACTGCGATTCAGTTCCGATTGCTTAACCGCTCCAAAGGACCAGCCATGTGGAGTCCCCGCACGCAAAACGACCGCCAGCAATTTATCATAGAGTGGAGAAATATCGTTGAAAACACAAAAAATCTTGATATCTGGCAGGATCAGGTTCTTGAGGTGATAACACAACAAGACCAGATTTGCGGAGTAAAAACGAGTTTGGGTGTTGAGATATTTGCAAAGAGTGTAGTGCTGACAAACGGTACTTTTCTCAACGGTCTGCTCCATTTCGGTGCAAAACAAATTCCCGGCGGACGCATTGCCGAACCGGCAGCAAAAGGATTAACCGAAAGTTTGGTGGAATTAGGTTTCACTGCCGGACGCATGAAGACCGGCACACCTGTCAGAATCGACGGTCGTTCGGTCGATTTTTCAAAAATGGGGCAACAAGACGGCGACGATGATTTTCACAAATTTTCTTACCTTTCATCGTCAAAAAGAGAACTTCCGCAATGTAGTTGCTGGATTACCTACACCAATGAGAAAACGCACGACATTCTTCGTGGCGGATTAGAATTTTCTCCTCTTTTCAACGGACAAATAAAAAGTATCGGACCTCGTTATTGTCCCAGTATTGAAACAAAAATTGTCACCTTTGCCGATAAAGAACGTCATCAGCTTTTTTTAGAACCGGAAGGTGCAAACACGCAGGAATATTATCTGAACGGTTTTTCGTCATCGCTTCCAATCGATGTTCAGATAAATGCACTTCACACCATTGAAGGTTTCGAAAATGTACGTATTTATCGGCCGGGTTATGCTATCGAGTACGATTTCTTTCCCCCTACCCAACTGAAACATTCGTTAGAAACGAAACTGATAAAAAACCTCTTTTTCGCCGGTCAAATCAATGGAACTACCGGATATGAAGAGGCTGCCGGACAAGGTTTGATTGCCGGCATTAATGCACATATTGCATGTCACGGCGGCGAACCGTTTGTATTAGGAAGAGACGAAGCTTACATTGGCGTTCTCATCGATGATTTGGTAACAAAAGGAGTGGATGAGCCCTACCGTATGTTCACTTCGCGTGCCGAATATCGCATTCTCCTTCGCCAGGACGATGCGGACATTCGCCTTACAGAAAAATCGTACCAACTTGGACTCGCGTCCAAAGAACGCTATGACGAACTCATCGAGAAAAAAGAGAACAGAGATAATCTTATCAACTTTATTCGCGAAACATCTGTAAAGCCTGATGAAATCAACAATTATCTTGAACAAATCGGATCGTCGCCGGTACGACAAACAGTAAAATTGCTTGATCTTGTTTTAAGACCTCAAATAACTATTTCAGAACTTTCTGAGGAGATTTCATCGCTAAAATCGAAGATTTCGGAAATAAAAAACCAACAACAAGAAGTTGTAGAAGCTGCTGAAATAACTCTGAAATACCAAGGCTATATTGAAAGAGAAAAAACAATTGCAGAAAAGCTTCAACGTCTCGAACATATTAAAATCAAAGACAAATTTGATTATTCTACAATTTTGTCGCTTTCAACGGAAGCAAGACAAAAGCTTGCAAAAATAAATCCCGAAACCATCGGTCAAGCTAGCCGTATTTCAGGAATTTCGCCGAGCGACATCAACATCCTCCTGGTTCTTCTGGGAAGATAG
- a CDS encoding adenine phosphoribosyltransferase yields MSLEKIKAGIRDVPDFPHPGIMFKDLTTVFKNGNDLQEIASMLYDKYKETGLTKIVGIESRGFITGPILAEKLGVGFVPVRKKGKLPADTIEESYSKEYGVDIIQIHKDALNADDVVLLHDDLLATGGTMKAAYNLVKKFGVKTVYVNCLVELDFLKGRDTLEEANEVYSLIHF; encoded by the coding sequence ATGAGTTTAGAAAAAATAAAAGCAGGAATCAGAGATGTGCCAGACTTTCCTCACCCTGGCATTATGTTCAAAGATCTAACAACAGTGTTCAAAAACGGCAACGATTTACAAGAAATTGCCAGCATGTTGTATGATAAATATAAAGAAACCGGCCTCACAAAAATTGTAGGAATTGAATCCAGAGGCTTTATTACTGGTCCAATTCTTGCTGAAAAATTGGGTGTAGGATTTGTTCCTGTACGCAAAAAAGGAAAATTACCGGCAGATACAATTGAAGAAAGTTACTCAAAAGAATACGGAGTTGACATAATTCAGATTCACAAAGATGCCCTAAATGCTGACGACGTTGTCCTCTTACACGACGATTTGCTTGCTACGGGAGGAACAATGAAAGCCGCGTACAATCTGGTGAAAAAATTCGGAGTGAAAACTGTCTATGTAAATTGCCTTGTTGAACTCGATTTTCTAAAAGGAAGAGATACGCTGGAAGAAGCAAATGAAGTATATTCACTTATACATTTCTAA
- the uvrC gene encoding excinuclease ABC subunit UvrC: protein MDERLNIKENLQLILSTLPEKPGVYQYFDKEGKIIYVGKAKNLKKRVSSYFTKKHDSPKVSVLVKQIINLKYIVVDTEEDALLLENNLIKEHQPRYNILLKDDKTYPWLCITKEPFPRVFKTRKIFKNGARYFGPFSSLATLHVLLSFIGEIYPLRTCKLNLSDENIKSGKFKVCLQYHIHKCKGPCEGLQSEEEYLQMISEVEEIANGNVNAISTYLQNQMSALAAELKFEEAQIIKEKYDAIERYKSKSIVITANLDDYDVFAYDEDDKSAYINILRISKGSIIQGYTIEYTKRLDEPKEEILAMAIVELRTKLKSKTKQLLVPFLPDLELANVTFSIPSRGDKKKLLDLSMQNVREYKLEKLKQAEKLNPDHRMMRILNTLQKDLKMSNLPMHIECFDNSNIQGTNPVAACVVFKKAKPAKKDYRHFNIKTVEGPNDFASMEEVVYRRYRRMLDEGTPLPQLVVIDGGKGQLGMAMSALRQLDIPARITVIGIAKRLEEIYFPEDPIPLYLDKNSESLKLIQQLRDEAHRFGITHHRNRRSKAQVSSELDSIAGIGEKSKKELLTHFKSVKRLRLASNDEIAEIVGSKRASIIYKHFHPDLSL, encoded by the coding sequence ATGGATGAACGTCTTAACATAAAAGAAAATCTCCAACTTATTCTTAGTACACTCCCGGAAAAACCGGGAGTGTATCAGTATTTCGATAAGGAAGGTAAAATTATTTACGTAGGGAAAGCCAAGAATCTAAAGAAAAGAGTCTCCTCTTACTTTACAAAAAAGCACGATAGTCCGAAAGTATCTGTCCTTGTTAAGCAAATTATCAACCTGAAGTATATTGTCGTTGACACAGAAGAAGACGCATTGCTTTTGGAAAACAACCTCATCAAAGAGCACCAGCCGAGGTATAATATATTGCTCAAGGATGACAAAACCTATCCCTGGCTTTGCATAACGAAGGAACCATTTCCAAGAGTTTTCAAAACACGCAAGATTTTCAAAAACGGAGCAAGATATTTTGGGCCATTTAGTTCTCTGGCTACCCTTCATGTTTTACTTTCATTCATTGGCGAAATTTATCCGTTACGTACATGCAAGCTTAATTTATCGGACGAAAACATTAAATCCGGCAAGTTCAAAGTTTGCCTGCAATACCATATTCACAAGTGCAAAGGACCCTGTGAAGGACTTCAATCTGAAGAAGAATACCTCCAAATGATTTCGGAAGTAGAAGAAATTGCTAATGGTAATGTGAATGCAATCTCAACCTATTTGCAAAATCAAATGAGCGCTCTTGCTGCCGAATTGAAATTTGAAGAAGCTCAAATAATAAAGGAAAAATACGACGCAATAGAACGCTATAAATCAAAATCTATCGTAATTACGGCCAACCTAGACGATTACGATGTGTTTGCCTACGACGAAGATGACAAATCGGCTTATATCAACATATTACGAATATCAAAAGGTTCTATCATTCAAGGTTATACCATTGAGTACACGAAACGGTTGGATGAGCCCAAGGAAGAAATTCTGGCGATGGCCATCGTTGAGTTAAGGACAAAGCTAAAGAGTAAGACAAAACAATTGCTCGTACCATTTCTTCCCGATCTGGAATTAGCCAACGTAACATTTTCAATTCCTTCGCGAGGAGATAAAAAGAAGTTGCTCGATCTTTCCATGCAAAATGTAAGGGAATATAAACTTGAAAAATTGAAGCAGGCAGAAAAGCTCAATCCGGACCACCGAATGATGCGAATTCTGAATACTTTGCAAAAAGATCTTAAAATGAGCAATTTACCGATGCACATCGAATGCTTCGATAATTCAAACATTCAGGGAACAAATCCGGTAGCTGCCTGTGTCGTTTTCAAAAAAGCCAAGCCTGCAAAAAAAGACTATCGCCATTTCAATATCAAAACGGTTGAAGGTCCTAACGATTTTGCGTCGATGGAAGAGGTGGTATACCGCCGTTATCGCAGGATGCTTGATGAAGGCACTCCCCTACCCCAACTAGTGGTGATCGATGGAGGCAAAGGTCAGCTTGGAATGGCGATGAGTGCTCTTCGTCAATTAGACATCCCGGCACGGATTACCGTAATTGGCATTGCAAAACGTTTGGAAGAAATCTATTTTCCGGAAGATCCTATTCCGCTTTATCTGGACAAAAATTCCGAAAGCCTGAAATTGATTCAGCAACTTCGAGATGAAGCTCACCGATTCGGAATCACTCATCACCGAAACAGGAGAAGCAAAGCTCAAGTGAGCTCGGAACTGGATTCGATAGCCGGAATTGGAGAAAAAAGCAAAAAAGAGCTGCTGACTCATTTTAAAAGCGTAAAACGACTTAGATTGGCATCAAATGATGAAATAGCCGAAATTGTAGGAAGCAAAAGAGCTTCAATTATTTATAAGCATTTTCATCCCGATTTAAGCCTCTGA
- a CDS encoding bifunctional riboflavin kinase/FAD synthetase gives MQIITNIQNAPEEQLAITVGFFDGVHRGHRFLIENLKQVASEKGLKTAVLTFREHPRKALHSDFVPELLTTCEEKMALLAQTGLDYCILLDFTPDIQNLTAEEFIKNLLHDTLHVKVLLTGYDNRIGKGRVDGFEQYVVYGHEVGLLVQKAEEFSYKGKQISSSEIRRLIDEGDIAIANQLMGSTYKIDGKVVAGQQIGRTIGFPTANIHVSNTEKKIPQLGVYACWVQIDDDRYKGMLNIGLRPTLIPENQRATIEVNIIDFDQDIYGEHITLEIIKKVRDEKRFPDLETLRKQIEEDKLQIVNILDKFIPYQ, from the coding sequence GTGCAAATAATAACTAACATACAAAATGCTCCGGAAGAACAACTGGCCATCACGGTTGGTTTTTTTGATGGTGTTCACCGCGGTCACCGTTTCTTAATTGAAAACCTGAAACAGGTAGCTTCCGAAAAAGGACTCAAAACTGCAGTACTGACTTTTCGCGAACATCCCCGTAAAGCGCTGCACAGCGATTTCGTTCCGGAACTTCTGACCACCTGTGAAGAAAAAATGGCTTTGCTGGCTCAAACCGGTCTTGACTATTGCATTCTTCTCGATTTTACTCCCGACATTCAGAATTTAACAGCTGAAGAATTTATCAAGAATCTTTTGCATGATACCTTGCATGTAAAAGTGCTTCTGACGGGTTACGATAACAGAATCGGTAAAGGCCGTGTCGATGGATTTGAGCAGTATGTGGTTTACGGTCACGAAGTTGGGTTGCTTGTTCAAAAAGCCGAAGAGTTTTCTTATAAAGGGAAACAAATAAGTTCTTCCGAAATAAGACGCCTGATTGACGAAGGGGATATTGCAATTGCCAATCAATTAATGGGTTCCACATACAAGATTGATGGTAAGGTAGTTGCCGGTCAACAGATTGGAAGAACCATCGGATTTCCTACAGCCAATATACACGTATCAAATACAGAAAAAAAGATACCCCAACTGGGCGTTTATGCCTGCTGGGTTCAAATTGATGATGACCGCTACAAAGGTATGCTAAACATTGGCCTTCGTCCTACCCTAATCCCTGAAAATCAGAGAGCTACTATTGAAGTAAATATTATAGATTTCGATCAGGATATTTATGGAGAACATATCACTCTTGAGATAATCAAAAAAGTGAGAGACGAAAAAAGATTTCCTGATCTTGAAACATTACGAAAACAGATAGAAGAAGATAAGCTGCAAATAGTCAATATTTTAGATAAATTTATTCCTTATCAATAA
- a CDS encoding M3 family metallopeptidase, with protein sequence MKKLFLTLISLIMLTSGVLKGENNPFFTPYKTAFGVPPFDKIKTEHYLPAFIEGIKQHQKEIDAIANNPAPVTFANTMAAMEYSGKLLTKVSMVFFNLEESMHSAEMQAIAEKVTPMLTEHSDNILLNGKLFKRVETLYKNRSQIRLTAEQRRVIEEQYKKFIHNGAALNDQQKKELREINKNLAMLQLKFGNNLLAETNSFKMVLDKEEDLAGLPESVKAAAAEDAKAANLPGKWIFTAQKTSWIPFLTYSTRRDLREKLYKGYWMRGDYGNATDNKQVILDIMKNRIALANLLGFKTSADYILDNTMAKTPARVDALLQSIWTPAVAKAKDEVKEMQSIIDSENGGFKLAMWDWWYYAEKVRKAKYDLNEDELKPYFKLENVRKGVFEVAHRLYGINFEKLKNVPVYHPDVEAFKVSDADGKLIGILYTDYFPRASKTVGAWMNNIRDQYIEKGIMVRPVIVNVGNLAKPTATSPSLLSMDDVGTLFHEFGHALHGLLSQCTYPSVSGTSVPRDFVECPSQFMENFAFQPEVMKMYAFHYKTGELMPESLMKKIQNSTYFNQGFEMTELVAASILDMKWHELTSVDGIDVDKFEKEQMDKIGLIPEILPRYRSTYFKHIFNDGYSAGYYSYQWASVFEKDAFELFKEKGIFDPATATSFRKNILERGNSDDPMKFYVKFRGHEPTSDALLKSKGLK encoded by the coding sequence ATGAAAAAATTATTTCTAACATTAATTTCTCTTATTATGCTTACATCCGGCGTATTAAAAGGAGAAAACAATCCTTTCTTCACTCCTTACAAAACAGCATTCGGTGTTCCACCGTTCGATAAAATCAAAACTGAACACTACCTTCCTGCCTTCATAGAAGGTATTAAACAGCATCAAAAAGAAATAGATGCCATTGCCAACAATCCTGCACCGGTAACGTTTGCCAACACAATGGCTGCAATGGAATATTCAGGCAAACTCCTGACAAAAGTTTCCATGGTATTTTTCAACCTTGAAGAATCAATGCACAGCGCTGAAATGCAGGCAATTGCTGAGAAAGTAACACCCATGCTTACAGAGCATTCTGACAATATTCTGCTGAATGGAAAACTATTCAAACGCGTTGAAACTTTATACAAAAATCGTTCGCAAATTCGATTGACAGCCGAACAACGTCGTGTAATTGAAGAGCAATATAAAAAATTCATCCACAACGGGGCTGCACTGAATGACCAACAAAAGAAAGAGCTAAGGGAAATCAACAAAAACCTGGCTATGTTGCAATTAAAGTTCGGAAATAACCTTCTGGCTGAAACAAACAGTTTCAAAATGGTTCTTGATAAAGAAGAAGATCTTGCCGGCTTACCTGAAAGCGTAAAAGCAGCTGCCGCAGAAGATGCCAAAGCAGCTAATCTGCCCGGAAAATGGATTTTCACTGCTCAAAAAACAAGCTGGATTCCATTTCTGACTTACAGTACCCGTCGCGATCTTCGTGAAAAACTGTATAAAGGTTACTGGATGAGAGGTGATTACGGAAATGCCACAGATAATAAGCAGGTTATTCTGGACATCATGAAAAACCGCATCGCTCTGGCGAATTTGCTTGGATTCAAAACTTCGGCTGATTACATATTGGACAATACAATGGCTAAAACTCCTGCAAGAGTTGATGCGCTTCTTCAGTCAATCTGGACTCCGGCTGTTGCCAAAGCAAAAGACGAAGTGAAAGAAATGCAGTCGATTATCGATAGCGAAAACGGAGGCTTCAAACTGGCAATGTGGGATTGGTGGTATTATGCAGAAAAAGTACGCAAAGCTAAATATGACCTTAACGAAGATGAACTGAAACCGTATTTCAAACTTGAGAACGTTCGCAAAGGCGTGTTTGAAGTTGCTCACCGTTTATATGGCATCAATTTCGAAAAACTCAAAAATGTTCCTGTTTATCACCCTGATGTTGAAGCTTTTAAAGTTTCAGATGCAGATGGAAAACTGATCGGTATTCTTTACACTGACTACTTTCCCCGCGCAAGTAAAACTGTAGGTGCCTGGATGAACAATATCCGCGATCAATACATCGAAAAAGGGATAATGGTGCGCCCTGTTATCGTAAATGTTGGTAACCTTGCCAAACCTACAGCAACTTCACCATCGCTCTTAAGCATGGATGATGTAGGAACTCTCTTCCACGAATTCGGACATGCTTTACACGGTCTTTTATCGCAATGTACATATCCCAGTGTCAGCGGAACCAGTGTGCCCCGCGATTTTGTAGAATGTCCTTCTCAATTCATGGAAAACTTTGCTTTCCAGCCGGAAGTGATGAAAATGTATGCATTTCATTATAAAACAGGCGAGTTGATGCCTGAATCTTTAATGAAAAAGATACAGAATTCCACCTATTTCAATCAGGGTTTTGAAATGACAGAACTGGTGGCAGCTTCTATTCTCGATATGAAATGGCACGAACTTACCAGCGTAGACGGCATTGATGTTGACAAGTTTGAAAAAGAACAAATGGACAAAATCGGATTAATTCCGGAAATTTTGCCCCGCTACCGTTCAACATACTTCAAACATATCTTTAATGACGGATATTCAGCCGGTTATTACAGCTATCAATGGGCATCGGTATTCGAAAAAGATGCATTCGAGTTATTCAAGGAAAAAGGTATTTTTGATCCTGCCACCGCAACATCGTTCCGCAAAAACATACTGGAACGCGGTAACAGCGATGATCCAATGAAATTTTACGTAAAATTCCGTGGCCACGAGCCGACTTCCGATGCACTTTTGAAAAGCAAAGGATTGAAATAA
- a CDS encoding DUF6427 family protein — protein MSVRFKELIHPNIVNFTLSFVVAGLLWIKEFILPAQSTPLLHLFNISLLPQYSVWFGLLLSLGVAYLLFRLLETYTFLQQRTFLPFLFFILLSGSYPLFHYLTNALIAALLLLMCLWQIFSAFHKNIPIREAFNAGMFLSLGYFYCFDFLFLIPIIFITLHIVNNMNIRVFLSTMLGLLAPAALVFGISFFIGKMNSQTDYFMSNIIFHFEYWTSNIALIVLLGIFTIISCIAITGCLQNRFSSSIAERKNLQVLVWFYFGILTILWVKMGHISDLLLPFLMICSLIFSIFFSTRVSKQNTIIFAILIVFQIVTLILGLSGTLR, from the coding sequence ATGAGCGTTCGTTTTAAAGAATTGATACACCCGAACATTGTAAATTTTACACTTTCCTTTGTTGTAGCCGGATTGCTATGGATTAAAGAATTTATTCTACCAGCCCAAAGCACTCCCCTACTCCATCTTTTCAATATTTCGCTGTTGCCTCAATATTCTGTCTGGTTTGGACTTCTATTGAGCCTGGGTGTAGCATATCTTTTATTCCGTCTGTTGGAAACATATACTTTCTTACAGCAACGCACATTTCTTCCATTCTTGTTTTTTATCCTACTATCAGGGTCTTACCCTCTTTTTCATTATCTCACAAATGCCCTCATTGCCGCATTATTGCTGCTAATGTGTTTATGGCAGATATTCTCCGCCTTCCATAAAAATATTCCAATCAGGGAAGCTTTTAATGCCGGTATGTTCCTGTCGCTGGGTTATTTTTATTGCTTCGATTTTTTATTCCTTATACCTATCATATTCATCACATTACACATTGTAAATAACATGAATATCCGGGTATTTCTTTCCACAATGCTCGGATTACTGGCACCTGCGGCATTGGTTTTCGGAATCAGTTTCTTCATTGGAAAAATGAATAGTCAGACAGACTATTTCATGAGCAATATCATCTTCCATTTTGAATACTGGACCTCAAATATTGCATTGATCGTACTTTTGGGAATATTCACTATCATTTCGTGTATTGCCATCACCGGATGTTTACAAAACCGTTTCAGTTCGAGCATTGCCGAACGAAAAAATCTACAAGTATTGGTTTGGTTCTACTTTGGGATACTTACCATACTTTGGGTGAAAATGGGACATATCAGTGATTTATTGCTCCCGTTTTTAATGATTTGTAGTCTCATTTTTTCTATCTTCTTCTCCACCCGCGTTTCAAAACAAAATACTATCATATTTGCCATTTTGATTGTATTCCAGATAGTAACGCTAATACTTGGCCTTAGTGGAACACTTCGCTGA
- a CDS encoding YqaA family protein: MEHFAEWGYIGLFLAAFLAATVLPLGSEVVFATLIYAGLDMWTCVAVATVGNTLGGITSYWIGRMGKIEWIEKYLKIKKEKIEKFEKRMYNRGDWLAFFSFVPGVGDIIVVACGYFRCNFLGTAIAMTIGKFSRYVLWMYAQGMLMK; encoded by the coding sequence GTGGAACACTTCGCTGAATGGGGCTATATAGGCCTATTTCTGGCAGCCTTTCTGGCAGCCACAGTCCTTCCGCTCGGATCGGAAGTGGTTTTTGCCACGCTAATCTATGCAGGATTGGATATGTGGACGTGCGTTGCCGTGGCTACAGTTGGCAATACACTTGGAGGCATCACTTCTTACTGGATTGGACGAATGGGAAAGATTGAATGGATAGAAAAGTACCTGAAAATCAAGAAAGAAAAGATAGAAAAATTTGAGAAACGAATGTACAACCGGGGTGACTGGTTGGCTTTTTTTTCCTTCGTTCCGGGAGTTGGCGACATAATCGTAGTTGCTTGCGGATATTTCCGGTGCAACTTTCTGGGCACGGCAATTGCCATGACTATCGGTAAATTTTCGCGCTACGTGCTGTGGATGTATGCTCAGGGAATGCTGATGAAATAA
- the dusB gene encoding tRNA dihydrouridine synthase DusB, whose product MQIGNIIFPEYPLFLAPMEDVTDPAFRLLCKQFDADLVYTEFISADALIRNVKRTEQKLTIFEGERPVAIQLYGREPEAMAEAAKIAETANPEIIDLNFGCPVKKVAGKGAGSGLLRDIPKLIAITKEVVKSVNVPVTAKTRLGWDDNSKIIVDLAEQLQDCGIQALAIHGRTRAQMYTGDADWTLIGEVKNNPRMKIPIIGNGDVVSPQRAKECFDRYGVDAVMIGRGSIGKPWIFKEIKHYLQTGELLPSMPVSEQFDIVKKQILSSIEWLDERRGIVHTRRHLANTPLFKGIPHFRDTRIAMLRTDNLTDLFAILDNVKSTYFGDAE is encoded by the coding sequence ATGCAGATAGGCAACATTATATTTCCCGAATATCCTTTGTTTTTGGCTCCGATGGAGGACGTAACCGATCCGGCCTTCCGCCTGCTTTGTAAGCAGTTTGATGCTGATTTAGTGTATACTGAATTTATTTCGGCCGACGCGTTGATCCGGAATGTGAAGCGTACGGAACAGAAACTGACTATTTTTGAAGGCGAACGTCCGGTTGCCATTCAGCTCTATGGGCGTGAGCCCGAAGCAATGGCCGAAGCAGCTAAAATTGCCGAAACTGCCAATCCGGAAATCATTGACCTGAATTTCGGTTGTCCGGTAAAAAAAGTGGCCGGCAAAGGTGCCGGATCCGGTCTTTTGCGCGATATTCCGAAGTTAATTGCTATTACAAAGGAGGTTGTGAAGTCGGTGAACGTGCCTGTAACGGCAAAAACCCGTTTGGGCTGGGACGATAATTCAAAAATAATTGTCGATTTGGCCGAGCAATTGCAGGATTGTGGTATTCAGGCATTGGCTATTCACGGTCGTACGCGTGCTCAGATGTACACCGGTGATGCCGACTGGACGTTGATTGGCGAAGTGAAAAACAATCCCCGGATGAAGATTCCCATTATCGGTAACGGAGACGTTGTTTCACCTCAAAGAGCAAAGGAGTGTTTCGACAGATATGGCGTGGATGCTGTGATGATCGGTCGTGGATCAATCGGAAAACCCTGGATATTCAAAGAAATAAAACACTATTTGCAAACCGGCGAACTGCTTCCGTCAATGCCTGTATCCGAACAATTTGATATAGTTAAGAAGCAAATATTGAGCAGTATAGAATGGCTGGATGAGCGAAGAGGAATTGTTCACACCCGTCGTCATTTGGCAAATACGCCTCTTTTCAAAGGCATTCCGCACTTCAGAGACACCCGTATTGCCATGTTGCGTACCGACAATCTGACAGATCTTTTTGCTATACTGGATAACGTAAAATCGACTTATTTCGGGGATGCTGAGTAA
- a CDS encoding adenosine deaminase has product MSNLSIHDFIRQIPKAELHLHIEGTFEPELMFAIAQRNKVAIPYSSVEEVRKAYQFGNLQDFLDIYYAGAAVLQKEQDFYDLTMAYLLKAKEENIVHTEIFFDPQTHTERGIAFNTVITGIHKALLDGENKLGITSKLILCFLRHLSEESALKTLEQALPYKEWITAVGLDSSEVGNPPSKFQKVFEKAAEKGFLGVAHAGEEGNAEYVKEALNALKIDRIDHGNRSLEDPNLVKEIVDRKLALTVCPLSNLKLQVVKSPDLHPLKKMLELGMMATVNSDDPAYFGGYLNANFIVMTDALGLSKEEITLLAKNSFAASFLPEDEKEEKIAEVENFYNKNN; this is encoded by the coding sequence ATGAGTAATCTGTCCATCCACGATTTCATCCGTCAAATACCGAAAGCAGAACTCCACCTTCACATCGAAGGAACGTTCGAACCGGAACTGATGTTTGCAATAGCCCAACGAAATAAAGTTGCAATCCCCTATTCATCGGTAGAAGAAGTGCGCAAGGCCTATCAATTCGGTAATTTGCAGGACTTTCTGGACATCTATTATGCCGGAGCCGCCGTTTTGCAAAAAGAACAGGATTTTTATGACCTGACAATGGCGTATCTTCTAAAAGCAAAAGAGGAAAATATCGTTCATACAGAAATCTTTTTCGACCCCCAAACACACACAGAGCGAGGAATTGCTTTCAATACAGTAATCACAGGCATTCACAAAGCGCTTTTAGACGGCGAAAACAAACTTGGAATCACCTCAAAGCTTATCTTATGCTTTCTGCGTCATTTAAGCGAAGAATCGGCCTTAAAAACGCTTGAACAGGCATTGCCATACAAAGAATGGATTACAGCAGTCGGTTTGGACTCGTCAGAAGTGGGAAATCCGCCTTCAAAATTCCAAAAAGTGTTCGAAAAAGCCGCTGAAAAGGGTTTTCTTGGCGTTGCTCATGCCGGTGAAGAAGGAAATGCCGAATATGTGAAAGAAGCCTTGAATGCCTTGAAAATTGACCGTATCGACCACGGAAACCGCTCACTTGAGGATCCTAATCTGGTCAAAGAGATTGTCGACAGAAAGTTGGCGCTAACGGTTTGTCCGCTCTCCAACCTTAAATTACAGGTAGTAAAATCGCCTGATTTACACCCTCTTAAAAAGATGTTGGAGCTCGGTATGATGGCGACAGTCAACTCAGACGATCCTGCCTACTTTGGCGGTTATCTCAACGCAAATTTTATTGTAATGACCGACGCTCTTGGGCTTTCCAAAGAAGAAATTACCCTGTTAGCCAAAAATTCGTTTGCAGCCAGCTTCCTGCCCGAAGACGAAAAAGAGGAAAAAATAGCTGAAGTAGAAAATTTTTACAACAAAAACAATTGA